A genome region from Camelina sativa cultivar DH55 chromosome 10, Cs, whole genome shotgun sequence includes the following:
- the LOC104719718 gene encoding uncharacterized protein LOC104719718 isoform X2: protein MSSPDIVGILENTKELDRLRKEQEEVLVEINKMHKKLQASPEIVEKPGDISLSKLKNLYIQAKELSENEVTVSNILLTQLDLLLPYGPTGQQRRKLGEGNDQKRKRMKADSDVIRLSPSMRNQIEAYASLKGEQVAARVTAESADKDEWFVVKVIHFDRETKEVEVLDEEPGDDEEGSGQRTYKLPMSCILPFPKRNDPLTTQEFQPGKHVLAVYPGTTALYKATVVSTPRKRKSDEYLLEFDDDEEDGALPQRTVPFHKVVALPEGHRQ, encoded by the exons atgtCGTCACCGGACATTGTCGGAATTCTGGAAAACACGAAGGAGCTTGATCGGTTAaggaaagaacaagaagaagtgttGGTTGAGATCAATAAGATGCATAAGAAGCTTCAAGCTT CTCCTGAGATAGTTGAGAAGCCTGGTGATATCTCATTGTCAAAGcttaaaaatttatacattcAAGCGAAAGAGCTCTCGGAAAATGAAGTAAC CGTGTCGAACATTTTGCTTACTCAGTTGGATTTGCTGCTTCCGTATGGACCAACCGGCCAGCAAAGGAGAAAATTAGGAG AAGGCAATGaccagaagaggaagaggatgaaaGCTGATTCAGATGTCATCAGACTTTCTCCTTCCATGAGGAATCAAATTGAAGCATATGCAAGTCTAAAGGGTGAACAG GTAGCTGCGAGAGTTACAGCAGAGAGTGCTGATAAGGATGAATGGTTTGTGGTTAAAGTAATCCACTTcgacagagaaacaaaaga AGTGGAAGTACTTGATGAAGAACcaggagatgatgaagaaggaagcGGTCAGAG GACCTATAAGTTACCAATGTCATGCATTTTACCATTCCCCAAACGAAATGATCCTTTAACCACCCAAGAGTTTCAACCTGGTAAACACGTCTTAGCTGTATATCCCGGGACAACAGCACTCTACAAAGCAACTGTAGTAAGTACCCCACGAAAG AGGAAGTCTGACGA GTACTTGCTGGAATTCgacgatgatgaggaagatggaGCATTGCCTCAAAGAACAGTACCTTTCCACAAAGTGGTAGCTTTACCAGAAGGTCATCGTCAGTGA
- the LOC104719718 gene encoding uncharacterized protein LOC104719718 isoform X1: MSSPDIVGILENTKELDRLRKEQEEVLVEINKMHKKLQASPEIVEKPGDISLSKLKNLYIQAKELSENEVTVSNILLTQLDLLLPYGPTGQQRRKLGVAEGNDQKRKRMKADSDVIRLSPSMRNQIEAYASLKGEQVAARVTAESADKDEWFVVKVIHFDRETKEVEVLDEEPGDDEEGSGQRTYKLPMSCILPFPKRNDPLTTQEFQPGKHVLAVYPGTTALYKATVVSTPRKRKSDEYLLEFDDDEEDGALPQRTVPFHKVVALPEGHRQ, translated from the exons atgtCGTCACCGGACATTGTCGGAATTCTGGAAAACACGAAGGAGCTTGATCGGTTAaggaaagaacaagaagaagtgttGGTTGAGATCAATAAGATGCATAAGAAGCTTCAAGCTT CTCCTGAGATAGTTGAGAAGCCTGGTGATATCTCATTGTCAAAGcttaaaaatttatacattcAAGCGAAAGAGCTCTCGGAAAATGAAGTAAC CGTGTCGAACATTTTGCTTACTCAGTTGGATTTGCTGCTTCCGTATGGACCAACCGGCCAGCAAAGGAGAAAATTAGGAG TGGCAGAAGGCAATGaccagaagaggaagaggatgaaaGCTGATTCAGATGTCATCAGACTTTCTCCTTCCATGAGGAATCAAATTGAAGCATATGCAAGTCTAAAGGGTGAACAG GTAGCTGCGAGAGTTACAGCAGAGAGTGCTGATAAGGATGAATGGTTTGTGGTTAAAGTAATCCACTTcgacagagaaacaaaaga AGTGGAAGTACTTGATGAAGAACcaggagatgatgaagaaggaagcGGTCAGAG GACCTATAAGTTACCAATGTCATGCATTTTACCATTCCCCAAACGAAATGATCCTTTAACCACCCAAGAGTTTCAACCTGGTAAACACGTCTTAGCTGTATATCCCGGGACAACAGCACTCTACAAAGCAACTGTAGTAAGTACCCCACGAAAG AGGAAGTCTGACGA GTACTTGCTGGAATTCgacgatgatgaggaagatggaGCATTGCCTCAAAGAACAGTACCTTTCCACAAAGTGGTAGCTTTACCAGAAGGTCATCGTCAGTGA
- the LOC104719718 gene encoding uncharacterized protein LOC104719718 isoform X3, with translation MSSPDIVGILENTKELDRLRKEQEEVLVEINKMHKKLQASPEIVEKPGDISLSKLKNLYIQAKELSENEVTVSNILLTQLDLLLPYGPTGQQRRKLGGNDQKRKRMKADSDVIRLSPSMRNQIEAYASLKGEQVAARVTAESADKDEWFVVKVIHFDRETKEVEVLDEEPGDDEEGSGQRTYKLPMSCILPFPKRNDPLTTQEFQPGKHVLAVYPGTTALYKATVVSTPRKRKSDEYLLEFDDDEEDGALPQRTVPFHKVVALPEGHRQ, from the exons atgtCGTCACCGGACATTGTCGGAATTCTGGAAAACACGAAGGAGCTTGATCGGTTAaggaaagaacaagaagaagtgttGGTTGAGATCAATAAGATGCATAAGAAGCTTCAAGCTT CTCCTGAGATAGTTGAGAAGCCTGGTGATATCTCATTGTCAAAGcttaaaaatttatacattcAAGCGAAAGAGCTCTCGGAAAATGAAGTAAC CGTGTCGAACATTTTGCTTACTCAGTTGGATTTGCTGCTTCCGTATGGACCAACCGGCCAGCAAAGGAGAAAATTAGGAG GCAATGaccagaagaggaagaggatgaaaGCTGATTCAGATGTCATCAGACTTTCTCCTTCCATGAGGAATCAAATTGAAGCATATGCAAGTCTAAAGGGTGAACAG GTAGCTGCGAGAGTTACAGCAGAGAGTGCTGATAAGGATGAATGGTTTGTGGTTAAAGTAATCCACTTcgacagagaaacaaaaga AGTGGAAGTACTTGATGAAGAACcaggagatgatgaagaaggaagcGGTCAGAG GACCTATAAGTTACCAATGTCATGCATTTTACCATTCCCCAAACGAAATGATCCTTTAACCACCCAAGAGTTTCAACCTGGTAAACACGTCTTAGCTGTATATCCCGGGACAACAGCACTCTACAAAGCAACTGTAGTAAGTACCCCACGAAAG AGGAAGTCTGACGA GTACTTGCTGGAATTCgacgatgatgaggaagatggaGCATTGCCTCAAAGAACAGTACCTTTCCACAAAGTGGTAGCTTTACCAGAAGGTCATCGTCAGTGA
- the LOC104719719 gene encoding uncharacterized protein LOC104719719: MMQKKTEEGKNLFGSPTFVDLGNGRLRCVETGHEVLAGDEESYALKKRCRVGLIDHALSQGKSPLNMFSQCPFSRSKLVCKLTGDTVNKNEEHIWKHVNGRSFLHKLEQVERGAGSGGRTEKTQVPKPRCDKDDSDSEEPDFWMLKSTSGSESDEEIDEGYCKASHCDAKESEELSERTKRMSIEIGPSSFASRKKKSKKDELW, translated from the exons ATGATGCAGAAGAAGACGGAAGAAGGGAAGAATCTGTTTGGTTCACCGACGTTCGTTGATCTTGGGAACGGAAGGCTTAGATGCGTCGAGACTGGTCACGAGGTTTTAGCCGGAGACGAAGAGTCATACGCTCTAAAGAAACGGTGTCGTGTAGGACTCATCGATCACGCTTTGTCTCAGGGGAAGTCTCCTCTCAACATGTTCTCCCAGTGCCCATTTTCTCG CTCGAAACTTGTGTGCAAGCTTACTGGGGATACTGTGAACAAGAACGAGGAACATATCTGGAAACACGTTAATGGGAGAAGCTTTCTTCACAAATTAG AGCAAGTGGAAAGAGGAGCTGGATCAGGTGGAAGGACCGAGAAAACACAAGTACCCAAACCAAGATGCGATAAGGACGATAGCGATTCTGAAGAACCTGACTTTTGGATGCTTAAGTCAACTTCTGGTTCAGAGTCAGATGAAGAGATCGATGAAGGATACTGTAAAG CTTCTCATTGTGATGCCAAAGAATCTGAAGAGCTATCAGAAAG AACAAAGAGAATGTCAATAGAGATTGGACCAAGTAGCTTTGCTTCtaggaagaaaaagagtaagaaggatGAGTTGTGGTAA